In a single window of the Acidobacteriota bacterium genome:
- a CDS encoding O-acetyl-ADP-ribose deacetylase yields MQLRLEGSVLELVQGDITLQQVDAIVNAANRRLAGGGGVDGAIHRRGGPAIMEETRRRYPQGCPTGRAVITGAGDLPSRFVIHAVGPVWKGGSQGEPALLASAYRCCLDAAVTHECRGIAFPSLSTGAYRYPVIKAARTAVSAVIEFLEERRSPELVRFVLFDEATWRAYAAALTSVTGSGKNRDPRSSG; encoded by the coding sequence ATGCAACTTCGGCTGGAGGGTAGTGTCCTGGAATTGGTCCAGGGGGACATCACCCTCCAGCAGGTGGACGCCATCGTCAACGCCGCCAACCGGCGGCTGGCGGGTGGAGGCGGGGTGGACGGCGCCATTCACCGGCGCGGCGGGCCCGCCATCATGGAGGAGACCCGCCGCCGGTATCCCCAGGGCTGCCCCACGGGCCGGGCCGTCATCACCGGAGCGGGAGACCTCCCGAGCCGCTTCGTCATCCACGCCGTGGGACCGGTCTGGAAGGGCGGAAGCCAGGGCGAACCCGCTCTGCTGGCCTCCGCCTACCGCTGCTGCCTGGATGCGGCGGTGACCCACGAGTGCCGCGGCATCGCCTTCCCTTCCCTATCGACCGGAGCGTACCGCTATCCGGTGATCAAGGCCGCCCGGACCGCCGTTTCCGCCGTCATCGAGTTTCTGGAGGAACGCAGGTCCCCGGAACTGGTCCGATTCGTCCTCTTCGACGAGGCCACGTGGCGCGCATACGCCGCCGCCCTGACCAGCGTCACCGGATCTGGAAAGAATAGAGATCCGCGTTCTTCAGGATGA